A window from Candidatus Tanganyikabacteria bacterium encodes these proteins:
- the polX gene encoding DNA polymerase/3'-5' exonuclease PolX: MADKRRAARLLREIAAMLELEGENPFKVRAYADGADAVECMEGDLGAAVRSGAISGVKGIGKGLRAELEAFVDTGTLPLYEGLAARYPDAVRELLHIPGFGPKKVRAVLDELGIRDLDELEAAGKAGRLAGLKGFGAKTQDKILRNIAFYRANKGKRLYSAVAGVAQDILDRVAAFPGVVRCDVAGSLRRAKEVVKDIDLVAAAADPEPVMAAFVALPEVVEVVGRGLTKTSVRLDGGLAVDVRVVTDEQYPYALLHFTGSAEHNTLLRGRAKALGLKLNEYGLFREADGSLVPCADEAAIYAALGLDCIPPELRDAGGWEVEVAERRALPVLVARPDIRGVFHNHTTNSDGHATLDEMIDAARRLGFSYLGISDHTKAAGYANGLDDSRVRAQHAEIDARNASLAGFRVLKGVEADILRDGAIDLAPATLAGCDFVIASIHSRFSETREQMTERICRALANPLVTILGHVSGRLLLEREPYELDYDRLFAVSAEHGVLIEINGNPERLDLDWRLLQQAKGAGVRFCINPDAHSTEAIAHFGYGVNVARKGGLEPGDILNTGDLPEVLEYLAGRKARQLAALG, encoded by the coding sequence ATGGCGGACAAGCGACGGGCCGCACGGTTGCTGCGCGAGATCGCGGCGATGCTGGAACTCGAGGGCGAGAACCCCTTCAAGGTGCGCGCGTATGCCGACGGCGCCGACGCCGTCGAGTGCATGGAGGGCGATCTCGGCGCGGCCGTGCGCAGCGGCGCCATCAGCGGGGTGAAGGGCATCGGCAAGGGCCTGCGGGCCGAACTGGAAGCGTTCGTGGACACCGGCACGCTCCCGCTGTACGAGGGCCTGGCGGCCAGGTATCCGGACGCGGTGCGAGAGTTGCTGCACATCCCGGGCTTCGGTCCGAAGAAGGTCCGGGCGGTGCTGGACGAGCTGGGAATCCGCGACCTCGACGAGCTGGAGGCGGCCGGCAAGGCGGGGCGGTTGGCCGGCCTCAAGGGGTTCGGCGCGAAGACCCAGGACAAGATTCTCCGCAACATCGCGTTCTACCGCGCCAACAAGGGCAAGCGGCTCTACTCGGCCGTCGCCGGCGTGGCGCAGGACATCCTGGACCGGGTCGCGGCCTTTCCCGGCGTCGTGCGCTGCGACGTGGCCGGTTCGCTCCGGCGCGCCAAGGAAGTGGTCAAGGACATCGACCTGGTGGCAGCCGCCGCCGATCCCGAGCCCGTGATGGCCGCCTTCGTGGCCTTGCCCGAGGTGGTCGAGGTGGTCGGTCGCGGGCTCACCAAGACCAGCGTCCGCCTCGACGGAGGCCTGGCCGTCGACGTGCGGGTCGTGACCGACGAGCAGTATCCTTACGCGCTGCTGCACTTCACGGGTTCGGCCGAGCACAACACCCTGCTGCGGGGCCGGGCGAAGGCCCTGGGCCTCAAGCTCAACGAGTACGGCCTGTTTCGCGAGGCCGACGGCTCCCTGGTGCCTTGCGCCGACGAGGCGGCGATCTACGCGGCGCTGGGCCTGGACTGCATCCCGCCCGAATTGCGGGATGCCGGCGGCTGGGAGGTGGAGGTCGCGGAGCGGCGCGCGCTGCCCGTGCTGGTGGCGCGCCCGGACATCCGCGGCGTCTTCCACAATCACACGACGAATAGCGACGGCCACGCCACGCTGGACGAGATGATCGACGCTGCCCGCCGGCTCGGTTTCAGCTACCTCGGCATCTCGGACCACACCAAGGCGGCCGGCTACGCCAACGGCCTGGATGACTCCCGGGTCCGGGCGCAGCATGCCGAGATCGACGCCCGCAACGCCTCGCTGGCGGGCTTTCGCGTCCTCAAGGGCGTGGAGGCCGACATCCTGCGCGACGGCGCCATCGACCTGGCGCCCGCGACCCTGGCCGGCTGCGACTTCGTCATCGCGTCCATCCACAGCCGCTTCTCCGAGACCCGCGAGCAGATGACCGAGCGCATCTGCCGGGCGCTGGCCAATCCGCTGGTGACCATTCTCGGCCACGTCAGCGGGCGCCTCTTGCTGGAGCGCGAGCCGTACGAACTCGACTACGATCGCCTGTTCGCGGTCTCTGCCGAGCACGGCGTGCTGATCGAGATCAACGGCAACCCGGAGCGCCTCGACCTCGACTGGCGGCTCCTCCAGCAGGCCAAGGGCGCCGGCGTGCGGTTCTGCATCAATCCGGACGCCCACAGTACCGAGGCCATCGCGCATTTCGGCTACGGGGTCAACGTCGCCCGGAAGGGCGGTCTCGAGCCCGGCGACATCCTGAATACCGGGGATTTGCCCGAGGTGCTGGAGTACCTGGCCGGCCGCAAGGCCAGGCAACTGGCCGCGCTGGGCTGA
- a CDS encoding MMPL family transporter, whose amino-acid sequence MRFLLERLGRFVADHPRRFIVLWAVAVLAAAWFAKDADRMLQHGIGAVEGSESAVVEKLLTGDFDHPYFPTAFVTVKAKEDIGGSAAAPAPELEAVLADLRDSLRGAKILKGVRTALDGPEVPITADGRLTFALLGVRANSMQESERLVEAVRELIAPVRERHPKFELCFVSEAAINYDVEHATFQDVTKAEKLALPLALIVLIFAFGSVVAAATPVVVGFVSVVIALGALFGIAHAMPLSAFAMSITTMMGLGLGIDYALFVLMRFREERAAGKSVKAAAAIVVHRAGYAILSSGLTVLIGLTALLTSGLRDPVSIGLGGLIVVAIAVLSALTLLPAILVLLGDRIDALPLFRGLSDRWTVPWGRVALWVTERPWRAILIALVALLPLILPAFNGRNGFPPAKFFPQGLESSIGAVRMEEVGQNGGLAPIFVAITPGAGHKPTDLAVIRGLHRMAADLRAEPGVQEVFGLASLRRGMSLQDYLGMYLNPGFAFAQQPQLRKLFLSKDGRTTIVQILPRNDLDFNNRLELARRVRALLAQPRADLPGAHILVGGPAAMGADITDRLEARFPLIVGGVVLATYVVLLLTFNSWILPLSAILLNALTVLGGYGALVLVFQEGWFATLLGLPGAVGSVNVMVPLVVFCLVFGLSMDYEVFMLSRIAEAHEQHRDTRLATAQGLAATARVITSAASIMVVVFGSFTLAGGLPIKMFGLGLAVAVFIDATLIRLLLVPATVRLVGRYNWVGPLRAPAIAQEPELVAAADGRG is encoded by the coding sequence GTGCGTTTTTTGCTCGAGCGTTTAGGCCGGTTCGTCGCTGACCATCCCCGCCGGTTCATCGTGCTGTGGGCAGTGGCCGTGCTCGCGGCGGCATGGTTCGCCAAGGACGCCGACCGCATGCTGCAGCACGGCATCGGGGCGGTGGAGGGCAGCGAGTCGGCCGTGGTCGAGAAGCTGCTGACCGGCGACTTCGACCACCCCTACTTCCCGACGGCGTTCGTCACGGTCAAGGCCAAAGAGGATATCGGCGGCAGCGCCGCCGCGCCGGCGCCGGAACTCGAGGCGGTCCTGGCCGACCTGCGCGACTCCTTGCGGGGCGCGAAGATCCTCAAGGGGGTCCGGACCGCCCTCGACGGCCCGGAGGTGCCCATCACCGCGGACGGCCGCCTGACTTTCGCCTTGCTGGGCGTGCGCGCGAACTCCATGCAGGAATCCGAGCGCCTGGTCGAGGCGGTGCGCGAGTTGATCGCCCCGGTTCGGGAGCGCCACCCGAAATTCGAGCTCTGCTTCGTGAGCGAGGCGGCCATCAATTACGACGTCGAGCACGCGACCTTCCAGGACGTCACGAAGGCCGAGAAGCTCGCCCTGCCGCTCGCCCTGATCGTGCTGATCTTCGCCTTCGGATCCGTGGTCGCGGCCGCCACTCCGGTGGTCGTGGGCTTCGTGTCGGTGGTCATCGCCCTGGGCGCGCTCTTCGGCATCGCGCACGCCATGCCGCTCTCGGCGTTCGCCATGTCCATCACCACGATGATGGGCCTGGGCCTGGGCATCGACTACGCCCTGTTCGTGCTGATGCGCTTCCGGGAGGAGCGGGCGGCCGGGAAGTCGGTGAAGGCGGCGGCGGCCATCGTCGTGCACCGGGCAGGCTACGCGATCCTCAGCTCCGGCCTCACCGTGCTCATCGGCTTGACGGCGCTCCTGACTTCCGGGCTGCGCGACCCGGTCTCTATCGGCCTGGGCGGTCTGATCGTGGTGGCGATCGCCGTGCTCTCGGCACTCACCCTGCTACCCGCCATCCTGGTGCTGCTGGGCGACCGCATAGACGCCCTGCCGCTGTTCCGCGGCCTGTCGGACCGCTGGACCGTCCCGTGGGGCCGCGTGGCGCTGTGGGTGACCGAGCGGCCGTGGCGGGCCATCCTCATCGCCCTCGTGGCGCTGCTGCCGCTGATCCTGCCGGCGTTCAACGGGCGCAACGGCTTTCCGCCCGCCAAGTTCTTCCCGCAAGGCCTCGAGTCGTCGATCGGCGCCGTGCGCATGGAGGAGGTGGGGCAAAACGGCGGGCTCGCGCCGATCTTCGTGGCCATCACGCCAGGAGCCGGACACAAGCCGACCGATCTGGCGGTCATCCGCGGCCTGCATCGCATGGCGGCCGACCTGCGCGCCGAACCTGGCGTCCAGGAAGTCTTCGGGTTGGCCAGCCTGCGGCGGGGCATGTCGTTGCAGGACTACCTGGGCATGTACCTGAATCCCGGGTTCGCGTTCGCCCAGCAACCGCAGCTTCGCAAGCTCTTCCTCTCGAAGGACGGCCGGACCACCATCGTGCAGATCCTGCCGCGCAACGACCTCGACTTCAACAACCGGCTAGAACTGGCACGGCGCGTCCGGGCCCTGCTCGCGCAGCCGCGCGCCGACCTGCCGGGCGCCCACATCCTCGTGGGCGGCCCGGCGGCCATGGGCGCCGACATCACGGATCGCCTGGAGGCCCGCTTCCCGCTGATCGTGGGCGGCGTCGTGCTGGCGACCTACGTCGTGCTGCTCCTGACCTTCAACTCGTGGATCCTGCCGCTCTCGGCCATCCTGCTCAACGCCCTGACCGTGCTGGGCGGCTACGGCGCGCTGGTGCTGGTCTTCCAGGAGGGCTGGTTCGCGACGCTGCTGGGCCTGCCAGGCGCGGTCGGCTCGGTCAACGTGATGGTGCCGCTCGTGGTGTTCTGCCTGGTGTTCGGGCTGTCGATGGACTACGAGGTGTTCATGCTCAGTCGCATCGCCGAAGCCCACGAGCAGCACCGCGACACGCGCCTGGCCACGGCGCAGGGCCTGGCGGCCACCGCCCGTGTCATCACGAGCGCCGCCTCGATCATGGTGGTGGTCTTCGGCTCTTTCACCCTGGCCGGCGGCCTGCCGATCAAGATGTTCGGCCTGGGCCTGGCGGTGGCGGTCTTCATCGACGCCACGCTCATCCGCCTGCTGCTGGTGCCGGCCACGGTGCGCCTGGTGGGCCGCTACAACTGGGTCGGGCCGCTGCGCGCCCCGGCCATCGCCCAGGAGCCCGAACTCGTGGCGGCGGCCGACGGCCGCGGGTAG
- a CDS encoding SMP-30/gluconolactonase/LRE family protein: MRRFVALFVVVVLLSACGSAGPLASPGGRAGLRLLPSFLEPGRQALAVVERLTKADVHHLAIVLLEKVGPGFQPAFNRVGMPVRLEVFAADLDRGIDLRGLKARTTYRLECRAFRGQQEDFSTLISDSTGSTTEVRTEADDTVVTSRLAVRLRDVPFSATAQAPAPDVSDGAIAYSGTPSIGVGAATVSTVAGSDAGYSDGPADDAQFAGPSAIAAGPGLLYVCDTENNRVRQILPGSEVSTLAGGLAGLLDGLPRDSRFTRPSGIAVLPDGSRIVADTGNSVLRRIAAAGLVSTEAGLSLGFADGQGLAAQFSSPRGLAVGPGGEVYVADSGNAAIRVVNAGSVTTLAGSPGKRGLQNGQGSAARFAIPSGIAFDPRTGRLLVADAGNHVIRIVSIDGQVITLAGTGVPGDADGHRLSATFDSPAGVAVGTDGTVYVADSGNNTIRAISPAGLVTTLAGSGFEGSGDGVGGQAEFAGPQGLAVEAAGSLLVADTGNHRIRRIEIPRRPAR; this comes from the coding sequence ATGAGACGATTCGTCGCGCTTTTCGTGGTCGTGGTGCTGCTTTCGGCCTGCGGCTCCGCCGGACCCCTGGCGTCGCCAGGTGGCCGTGCTGGCCTGCGCTTGCTCCCGTCCTTCCTGGAACCGGGACGACAGGCCTTGGCTGTCGTGGAGCGGCTGACGAAGGCCGACGTCCACCACCTCGCCATCGTCCTGCTAGAGAAGGTCGGCCCGGGCTTTCAGCCGGCCTTCAACCGGGTGGGAATGCCGGTGCGCCTGGAAGTCTTCGCCGCCGACCTCGACAGAGGCATCGATCTCCGGGGGCTGAAGGCAAGGACCACGTACCGGCTGGAGTGCCGGGCATTCCGCGGCCAGCAGGAGGACTTCTCCACGCTCATCAGCGATTCCACGGGGTCCACGACCGAGGTGCGGACGGAGGCCGATGACACCGTGGTCACCTCGCGCCTGGCCGTGCGCCTGCGGGACGTCCCCTTCAGCGCCACGGCGCAGGCGCCCGCCCCGGATGTTTCCGATGGCGCGATCGCCTACTCGGGGACGCCCTCGATCGGCGTCGGGGCCGCCACGGTCTCGACCGTGGCCGGGTCGGACGCGGGGTACTCCGACGGGCCGGCCGACGACGCCCAGTTTGCCGGCCCTTCGGCTATCGCCGCCGGCCCGGGCTTGCTGTATGTGTGCGATACCGAGAACAACCGGGTCAGGCAGATCTTGCCCGGCTCGGAAGTCTCGACGCTGGCCGGCGGCCTCGCGGGCCTCCTCGACGGCCTGCCCAGAGACTCCCGCTTTACTCGACCCTCTGGTATCGCCGTGCTTCCGGACGGGAGTCGGATCGTGGCGGATACCGGAAACTCCGTCCTGCGCCGAATCGCCGCAGCCGGCCTCGTCTCGACCGAGGCGGGCTTGAGCCTCGGTTTTGCCGATGGCCAGGGACTGGCGGCGCAGTTCAGCTCGCCACGCGGGCTCGCTGTCGGGCCAGGTGGCGAGGTTTACGTGGCGGACTCCGGCAATGCCGCCATCCGTGTGGTCAACGCGGGATCGGTGACTACTCTCGCGGGATCCCCTGGAAAGCGCGGCCTGCAGAATGGGCAGGGCAGTGCCGCACGTTTCGCCATCCCGAGCGGTATCGCCTTCGATCCGCGAACGGGCAGGTTGCTGGTCGCGGACGCGGGAAACCATGTGATCCGGATCGTCTCCATCGACGGCCAGGTGATCACCCTTGCCGGCACGGGCGTCCCGGGCGATGCGGACGGGCACCGGCTCTCCGCCACGTTCGACTCGCCCGCGGGCGTTGCCGTGGGCACTGACGGGACCGTCTACGTGGCGGATTCGGGAAACAACACGATACGCGCGATCTCGCCAGCCGGGCTCGTGACGACGCTGGCCGGCAGCGGCTTCGAGGGCAGCGGGGACGGGGTCGGCGGGCAAGCCGAATTCGCGGGGCCGCAAGGTCTCGCCGTCGAGGCGGCAGGTAGCCTGCTCGTCGCTGACACGGGAAACCACCGGATCCGCCGCATCGAGATCCCTCGGAGGCCGGCAAGGTGA